In Roseofilum reptotaenium CS-1145, the following are encoded in one genomic region:
- a CDS encoding pyridoxal-phosphate-dependent aminotransferase family protein: MDDSLMLMIPGPTPVPDPVLLAMAKPTIGHRSGDFSLIMKEVTENLKWLHQTQNDVLIVAGSGTSAMEAGIINFLSAGDRVLVGSNGKFGDRWAKVAKAYNLEVEVISTEWGQPLDPEPFREKLEADTEKQIKAVIITHSETSTGVLNDLETINRYVKTHGEALIMVDAVTSLGAISVPIDEWGLDVVASGSQKGYMIPPGLGFVSVSAKAWDAYETATLPKFYLDLGMYRKTAAKNSNPFTPPVNLFYGLQVALQMLKDEGLENIFSRHQRSKTAIREAVKALNLPTFASDDAASPAVTAVAPDRVDTEQIRSTMRKQFNIALAGGQDHLKGKIFRVGHLGFVGDRDILTCISALEATLQILGDTGFTPGAGVTAAAKVLG, translated from the coding sequence ATGGATGATAGCTTAATGTTAATGATTCCCGGCCCTACTCCAGTGCCCGATCCGGTGCTGTTGGCAATGGCAAAACCGACGATTGGTCATCGTAGTGGCGACTTTAGTTTGATTATGAAAGAGGTGACCGAAAATCTCAAGTGGTTGCACCAAACCCAGAATGATGTGCTGATTGTTGCTGGGAGTGGAACCTCGGCAATGGAAGCGGGTATCATTAACTTCTTAAGTGCAGGCGATCGCGTTTTGGTCGGATCGAATGGTAAATTTGGCGATCGCTGGGCTAAAGTAGCCAAAGCCTATAACCTAGAAGTAGAGGTAATTAGCACCGAATGGGGACAACCTCTCGATCCCGAACCCTTCCGGGAAAAGCTCGAAGCAGATACCGAAAAGCAAATTAAAGCCGTAATTATCACCCATTCGGAAACTTCCACAGGGGTACTCAATGACTTAGAAACCATTAACCGCTACGTGAAAACCCATGGCGAAGCGCTGATTATGGTGGATGCAGTCACCAGTTTAGGCGCTATTAGCGTTCCCATCGATGAATGGGGGTTAGATGTGGTAGCATCAGGTTCCCAGAAAGGCTATATGATTCCTCCAGGATTAGGATTTGTCTCAGTTAGTGCTAAAGCTTGGGATGCTTATGAAACCGCAACCTTACCCAAATTTTACTTAGATTTGGGCATGTATCGCAAAACAGCCGCTAAAAACAGCAATCCCTTTACCCCTCCTGTGAATCTCTTTTATGGCTTGCAAGTGGCTCTACAGATGCTCAAAGATGAGGGATTAGAGAATATTTTTAGCCGTCATCAGCGATCGAAAACCGCCATTCGGGAAGCTGTCAAAGCCTTGAATTTACCCACGTTTGCCTCTGATGATGCGGCTAGTCCCGCAGTCACCGCAGTTGCACCGGATCGGGTAGATACCGAGCAAATTCGTTCTACGATGCGGAAACAGTTTAATATTGCCTTAGCTGGCGGACAAGACCATTTGAAGGGTAAAATTTTCCGTGTCGGTCATTTGGGCTTTGTCGGCGATCGCGATATTCTCACCTGCATTTCTGCCCTCGAAGCTACTCTGCAAATTCTCGGCGATACCGGTTTCACTCCCGGTGCAGGAGTAACCGCAGCCGCAAAGGTTTTAGGTTAA
- a CDS encoding DUF29 domain-containing protein, with the protein MTNLKQIYEVDDSQWLEEMVELLRNKDFDHLDLENLVEELEELGREKKNAVASLLEQVIRHLLLLDYWTTEAEYNSVHWQGELYTFRVQLKRKLTTNLRNYLESELDSIYQDALGFVKIKTQNKVDFPEECPYVLDELLDI; encoded by the coding sequence ATGACTAACTTGAAACAGATCTATGAAGTCGATGATTCTCAATGGTTAGAAGAAATGGTTGAATTGTTGAGAAACAAGGATTTTGATCATCTCGATTTAGAGAATTTAGTTGAGGAATTAGAAGAGTTGGGCAGAGAAAAGAAAAATGCCGTTGCTAGTCTTTTAGAGCAAGTTATTCGTCATTTATTGCTCCTAGACTATTGGACAACTGAAGCGGAATATAACTCTGTCCATTGGCAAGGTGAATTGTATACGTTCCGAGTGCAACTCAAGCGTAAACTAACCACCAATTTAAGAAATTATTTGGAATCAGAACTTGATTCTATTTATCAAGATGCATTAGGTTTTGTTAAAATCAAAACTCAAAATAAGGTTGATTTTCCAGAAGAGTGTCCCTATGTTCTAGATGAGTTGCTTGATATATAG